Proteins encoded together in one Pangasianodon hypophthalmus isolate fPanHyp1 chromosome 18, fPanHyp1.pri, whole genome shotgun sequence window:
- the pik3cg gene encoding phosphatidylinositol 4,5-bisphosphate 3-kinase catalytic subunit gamma isoform, which yields MEQHVSDDESPVVLRSETRRRRRKMKAFTSNSSVAMDHLALEFVLPTTNKTTRNPDTLQLDVIGNWTVEQVKAQLWLKAVTTNVCPEFYQKYSPDHCILLYQKKGSWCEIYDKHQVFQTLDCIRYWKALKKEVGKIHLVLRQQPSEESVQYQKFLNHLIGYDVTDVSNVHDDELEFTRRKLLTTRKIELVDREPKLYSMDPWITTKPLPDYLLSKITNNHILIVIHRDTSSQTIKVSIDDTPFQVLQSFFIKTTNKRALLGIPEDVNESDFVLRVCGREEYLFGNYPIKDFHWIRQCIKSGEEIHLVLESPPDPEQDVVQKEDWSQVDDCTGVAGTHEQLTINEKDHEKVFTVSLWDCNRKFRVKILGIDIPVLPRNSELIVFVEASIFHGQQLLAQERTSSKPFTEEVLWNTWLDFNIKIKDLPKGARLNLQVSCGKAQTQTSKDNISHDCKNKSRLLYYVNLLVVDHRSLLRQGEFILHMWKMPEKSEDNSSVNADKLTSATNPDKTSSMAIAVLLDKYCYPVALPKSRDSRDTSEMEGERGKREMPNHLRKQFDQIVATDPLHPLSAEDKELLWHFRQECVRHPTAYPKFLGSVKWGKQEAVMATHHLLERSTTWDRSPLDVGLAMQLLDCHFSDANVRTMAVRKLETLGDDDVLRYLLQLVQAVKFEPYHDSALARFLLKRALRSKRIGHFLFWFLRSEIAQSMHYQQRYAVILEAYLRGCGDAMLQDFRKQVEITEALQKVTREVKAISAEKYDVSAQVVFQLRQKLESLQMQGLPESFKVPYDPGLRAGALVIEQCKVMASKKKPLWLQFKRADPTTLSSDTIGIIFKDGDDLRQDMLILQILLIMESIWETESLDLSLLPYGCISTGNKIGMIEIVKDATTIANIQQSTVGNTGAFKDEILNQWLRDKCLNEEKYQQAVERFVYSCGGYCVATYVLGIGDRHNDNIMITESGNLFHIDFGHILGNYKSFLGITKERVPFVLTPDFLYVMGTTGKKTSPNFLMFQNICVKAYLALRHHTNLLIILFSMMLMTGMPQLTSKEDIEYIREALTVGCTEDVAQRHFLDQIEICRDKGWTVQFNWFLHLVLGIKQGVEKRSA from the exons ATGGAGCAGCACGTTAGTGATGATGAATCACCAGTAGTTCTTAGAAGTGAAACccggaggaggagaagaaaaatgaaagcatttaCATCAAACTCATCTGTAGCAATGGATCATTTAGCATTGGAGTTTGTGCTTCCTACAACTAACAAAACAACCAGAAACCCCGACACACTGCAGTTGGATGTGATTGGGAACTGGACAGTAGAGCAGGTAAAAGCCCAACTGTGGCTGAAGGCAGTCACAACCAACGTGTGTCCAGAATTCTACCAGAAGTACTCACCAGACCACTGCATCCTGCTCTACCAAAAGAAGGGGAGCTGGTGTGAGATTTATGATAAGCACCAGGTGTTTCAGACCCTTGACTGCATTCGCTACTGGAAAGCTCTTAAAAAGGAGGTTGGAAAAATCCATCTCGTTCTGAGGCAACAACCCTCTGAAGAATCAGTCCAGTACCAGAAATTTCTAAATCATCTTATAGGTTATGATGTCACAGATGTCAGTAATGTTCATGACGATGAGCTGGAGTTCACAAGGAGGAAGTTACTTACAACCAGAAAAATTGAACTGGTTGACCGAGAACCCAAACTTTACTCAATGGACCCCTGGATAACCACCAAACCCTTACCTGATTACCTGCTGAGTAAGATCACTAACAACCACATTCTAATTGTGATACACAGAGATACCTCAAGTCAGACAATAAAGGTGTCAATTGATGACACACCATTTCAGGTTCTTCAGAGTTTTTTCATAAAGACTACCAACAAGAGGGCACTACTTGGCATACCTGAGGATGTCAATGAATCAGATTTTGTTCTGAGGGTTTGTGGAAGAGAAGAATATCTTTTTGGAAACTATCCCATCAAAGACTTCCACTGGATCAGACAGTGCATCAAAAGTGGAGAAGAGATCCATTTGGTGCTTGAATCCCCTCCAGACCCTGAACAAGATGTGGTCCAAAAGGAGGATTGGTCACAGGTGGATGACTGCACTGGTGTAGCTGGCACACATGAGCAATTGACTATTAATGAGAAAGACCATGAGAAGGTGTTCACCGTCTCCCTCTGGGACTGCAATCGCAAGTTCAGAGTCAAAATCTTGGGGATTGATATACCAGTCCTGCCTCGTAATTCAGAACTGATAGTCTTTGTGGAGGCCAGTATTTTCCATGGGCAGCAGCTGCTAGCTCAGGAGAGGACATCCTCAAAGCCTTTCACTGAAGAGGTGCTGTGGAATACCTGGCTTGATTTCAACATTAAGATCAAAGATTTACCCAAAGGTGCCCGTCTAAACCTGCAGGTGTCATGTGGTAAAGCACAAACACAGACCTCAAAAGACAACATTTCACATGATTGCAAGAACAAGAGCCGCCTGCTCTACTACGTGAACCTGTTAGTGGTGGACCATAGGTCTTTACTTAGACAGGGCGAGTTCATCCTGCACATGTGGAAGATGCCTGAGAAAAGTGAGGATAACAGTAGCGTAAATGCAGACAAACTCACTTCTGCCACCAATCCAGACAAAACAAGTTCCATGGCAATTGCAGTGCTACTGGACAAGTATTGCTACCCAGTTGCTTTGCCTAAGAGCAGAGATTCTCGAGATACATCAGAAATGGAAGGAGAAAGGGGGAAAAGAGAGATGCCTAACCATTTACGAAAGCAGTTTGATCAAATCGTGGCTACTGACCCTCTGCATCCACTCAGTGCAGAAGATAAGGAACTCCTCTGGCATTTCAGACAGGAGTGTGTGCGGCATCCTACGGCCTACCCTAAGTTTCTTGGCTCTGTGAAATGGGGAAAACAGGAAGCCGTCATGGCCACACACCATCTTCTAGAGAGAAGCACCACATGGGACCGGAGCCCTCTAGATGTGGGTTTAGCCATGCAGCTTTTGGACTGCCACTTTTCTGATGCAAATGTGCGCACTATGGCTGTCAGGAAATTGGAGACTCTTGGTGATGACGATGTCCTTCGGTACCTTTTGCAGCTGGTTCAG GCTGTGAAGTTTGAACCCTATCATGACAGTGCACTCGCCAGATTCCTCCTTAAGCGTGCACTCAGG AGCAAACGAATTGGCCATTTCCTGTTCTGGTTCTTGCGGAGTGAGATAGCTCAGTCCATGCACTACCAACAGAGGTATGCAGTTATTTTAGAGGCCTACTTACGTGGCTGTGGAGATGCCATGCTGCAGGACTTCAGGAAGCAGGTGGAAATTACTGAGGCACTACAGAAGGTCACCCGTGAGGTCAAAGCCATATCTGCTGAGAAATATGATGTGTCAGCACAAG TTGTTTTTCAGCTGCGCCAGAAACTGGAGAGTCTGCAAATGCAGGGTTTGCCTGAGAGCTTTAAAGTACCATATGATCCTGGCCTGCGAGCTGGGGCACTGGTG ATTGAGCAATGCAAAGTAATGGCATCCAAAAAGAAACCCTTGTGGCTGCAGTTTAAGCGAGCTGACCCCACCACTTTGTCGAGCGATACCATTGGGATCATTTTCAAGGATGGAGATGACCTTCGTCAGGACATGTTAATTCTACAG atTTTGTTGATCATGGAGTCTATATGGGAGACTGAATCACTAGATCTGTCTTTACTGCCGTATGGTTGTATTTCCACTGGAAATAAAATtg GAATGATTGAGATAGTGAAGGATGCTACCACCATTGCAAACATCCAGCAAAGCACTGTGGGGAATACTGGGGCTTTTAAAGATGAAATCCTGAACCAGTGGCTTCGAGACAAATGTTTGAATGAGGAGAAG TATCAGCAGGCAGTGGAGCGCTTTGTGTATTCCTGTGGAGGTTACTGCGTAGCAACCTACGTCCTGGGGATTGGTGATCGCCATAATGACAACATCATGATCACTGAATCTG GTAACCTATTCCACATTGACTTTGGACACATTCTTGGAAACTACAAGAGCTTTCTTGGTATAACCAAGGAGAGGGTCCCCTTTGTTTTAACACCTGACTTCCTCTATGTAATGGGCACAACAGGAAAGAAGACAAGCCCCAATTTCCTCATGTTCCAG AACATTTGCGTGAAGGCCTACCTGGCTCTGCGCCATCACACCAACTTGCTTATCATCTTGTTCTCAATGATGTTGATGACTGGCATGCCCCAGCTGACCAGCAAGGAGGACATAGAGTACATTCGAGAGGCTCTGACTGTGGGGTGCACAGAAGATGTGGCTCAGAGACACTTTTtggatcagattgagatctgtcGTGACAAGGGCTGGACAGTGCAATTCAACTGGTTTCTACACTTGGTGCTTGGCATTAAACAAGGTGTGGAAAAACGATCAGCCTAA
- the nampt1 gene encoding nicotinamide phosphoribosyltransferase, with translation METRDSNFNILLATDSYKVTHYKQYPPNTSKVYSYFECREKKTDPTKARKVKYEKTVFYGLQYILHKYLKGKVVTPEKIQEASEVYREHFQDDVFNKKGWNYILEKYDGHLPIEIKAVPEGSVIPRGNVLFTVESTDPECYWLTNWVETILVQIWYPITVATNSREQKKILAKHLLETSGTLEGLEYKLHDFGYRGVSSQETAGIGASAHLVNFKGTDTVAGIGVVKKYYGTKDPVPGFSVPAAEHSTITAWGKDHEKDAFEHIVKQFPSVPVSIVSDSYDIYNACEKIWGEDLRELVEKRSADAPLVVRPDSGNPLDTVLKVLEILGKKFLPVENSKGYKVLPPYIRVIQGDGVDINTLQEIVEGMKEHRWSIENIAFGSGGALLQKLTRDLLNCSFKCSYVVTNGLGVNVFKDPVADPNKRSKKGRLSLHMTQSGDYVTLEEGKGELEEYGEDLLHTVFHNGKIVKTYTFDEVRDNARLKQSEVEELLH, from the exons ATGGAGACCAGGGATTCTAACTTCAATATATTGTTAGCTACTGACTCGTACAAG gTCACGCACTATAAACAGTACCCACCGAACACTAGCAAAGTGTACTCCTACTTTGAATGCCGTGAGAAGAAGACGGATCCTACCAAGGCCCGGAaggttaaatatgaaaaaacgGTCTTCTATGGCTTGCAGTACATTcttcacaaatatttaaaag GGAAGGTTGTAACCCCTGAGAAGATTCAAGAGGCAAGTGAGGTGTACCGAGAACACTTTCAAGACGATGTGTTCAATAAGAAAGGCTGGAACTACATACTTGAG AAGTATGATGGCCATCTGCCCATTGAGATCAAGGCTGTGCCGGAGGGAAGTGTGATTCCGCGTGGAAATGTCCTCTTCACTGTGGAAAGCACAGATCCTGAATGCTACTGGCTCACCAACTGGGTAGAG ACTATCCTGGTTCAGATCTGGTATCCCATCACGGTTGCAACCAACTCCCGTGAGCAGAAGAAGATCCTGGCCAAGCATCTCTTGGAAACATCAGGAACTTTGGAGGGACTGGAGTACAAGCTGCATGACTTTGGCTACAGAGGAGTTTCATCCCAAGAG ACTGCAGGTATTGGCGCCTCTGCACACTTGGTAAACTTCAAAGGAACAGACACGGTGGCTGGGATTGGAGTTGTTAAAAAGTACTATGGCACTAAAGACCCAGTGCCTGGATTTTCTGTACCAGCTGCAGAACACAG CACAATCACAGCATGGGGTAAAGACCACGAGAAAGATGCCTTTGAGCACATAGTGAAGCAGTTCCCCTCGGTGCCCGTGTCCATAGTCAGCGACAGCTATGACATCTACAACGCCTGCGAGAAGATCTGGGGTGAGGACCTGAGGGAGCTGGTGGAGAAACGGAGTGCAGATGCTCCTCTGGTAGTGCGTCCAGACTCGGGGAACCCTCTAGACACTGTACTGAAG GTCTTGGAGATTTTAGGCAAGAAGTTTCTTCCTGTCGAGAACTCTAAGGGCTACAAGGTGCTTCCTCCCTACATTCGGGTTATTCAGGGTGATGGTGTGGACATCAATACACTGCAGGAG ATAGTGGAGGGGATGAAGGAGCACAGGTGGAGCATCGAAAACATCGCGTTTGGATCAGGAGGTGCACTTCTGCAGAAACTCACCCGAGATCTTCTTAACTGCTCCTTCAAGTGCAGCTACGTGGTGACAAATGGATTGGGG GTAAATGTCTTCAAAGATCCTGTAGCAGACCCCAACAAGAGGTCAAAGAAGGGTCGTCTATCTCTGCATATGACACAGAGCGGAGATTATGTGACCCTAGAGGAGGGGAAGGGTGAGCTGGAGGAGTATGGAGAG GATCTGCTGCACACAGTCTTCCATAACGGGAAGATAGTAAAGACGTACACCTTTGACGAGGTCAGAGACAATGCCAGGCTCAAGCAGAGTGAAGTCGAGGAGCTGCTTCACTGA
- the sypl1 gene encoding synaptophysin-like protein 1 isoform X2, translating to MQTGFRLNLSPVKEPLGFIKLVEWFTALFAFGCCSSYSGRNVISLFCGNGTNETLNATFAYPFRINQVLLVEDNVTLCNHTVSETHLMGDSSSSVEFFVAVAVLAFLYCMIALLVYVGYMHVYRDSNFGPVFDFLVTAAFAFLWLVCSSAWAQGLQKVKYATGTEGTSLTLCRKLDVPCEVTEFSSMRTLDISVVFGFLNLIIWCGNAWFVYKETCWHSHKRNSQQGAERGRGPGPI from the exons ATGCAGACGGGATTTCGGTTAAATCTGAGCCCTGTTAAAGAGCCACTGGGCTTCATCAAACTGGTGGAGTGG TTTACAGCTCTGTTTGCCTTTGGATGCTGCAGCAGTTACAGTGGCAGGAATGTCATTTCCCTGTTTTGTGGCAATGGGACAAATGAGACCCTTAATGCCACTTTCGCGTACCCATTCAG GATAAACCAAGTGCTGTTGGTTGAAGAcaatgtcactctgtgtaaCCACACTGTGTCTGAGACACATCTGATGGGGGATTCGTCCTCCTCCGTGGAGTTCTTCGTGGCCGTGGCTGTCCTGGCGTTTCTCTACTGCATGATAGCTCTGCTGGTTTACGTGGGCTACATGCACGTATACCGGGACTCTAACTTTGGCCCAGTGTTT GATTTTTTGGTGACAGCGGCATTTGCTTTTCTGTGGCTGGTGTGCTCATCGGCTTGGGCACAAGGGCTGCAGAAAGTCAAGTATGCCACAGGCACAGAAGGCACAAGTCTGACGTTATGCAGAAAGCTTGATGTCCCATGTGAGGTCACTGAATTTTCCAGCATGCGTACGCTGGATATATCAGTG gtgtTTGGCTTCCTGAACCTGATCATCTGGTGTGGTAATGCCTGGTTTGTTTACAAGGAGACCTGTTGGCATTCACACAAGCGCAACTctcagcagggggcagagcgtGGACGGGGCCCTGGCCCTATCTAG
- the sypl1 gene encoding synaptophysin-like protein 1 isoform X1, which yields MPVIPQCMSLDWGGNQSTRRKPPKHGEVCSHRAKFTALFAFGCCSSYSGRNVISLFCGNGTNETLNATFAYPFRINQVLLVEDNVTLCNHTVSETHLMGDSSSSVEFFVAVAVLAFLYCMIALLVYVGYMHVYRDSNFGPVFDFLVTAAFAFLWLVCSSAWAQGLQKVKYATGTEGTSLTLCRKLDVPCEVTEFSSMRTLDISVVFGFLNLIIWCGNAWFVYKETCWHSHKRNSQQGAERGRGPGPI from the exons atgccagtcatcccacaatgcatgtctttggactggggaggaaaccagagtacccggaggaaacccccaaagcatggggaaGTCTGCTCACACAGGGCAaag TTTACAGCTCTGTTTGCCTTTGGATGCTGCAGCAGTTACAGTGGCAGGAATGTCATTTCCCTGTTTTGTGGCAATGGGACAAATGAGACCCTTAATGCCACTTTCGCGTACCCATTCAG GATAAACCAAGTGCTGTTGGTTGAAGAcaatgtcactctgtgtaaCCACACTGTGTCTGAGACACATCTGATGGGGGATTCGTCCTCCTCCGTGGAGTTCTTCGTGGCCGTGGCTGTCCTGGCGTTTCTCTACTGCATGATAGCTCTGCTGGTTTACGTGGGCTACATGCACGTATACCGGGACTCTAACTTTGGCCCAGTGTTT GATTTTTTGGTGACAGCGGCATTTGCTTTTCTGTGGCTGGTGTGCTCATCGGCTTGGGCACAAGGGCTGCAGAAAGTCAAGTATGCCACAGGCACAGAAGGCACAAGTCTGACGTTATGCAGAAAGCTTGATGTCCCATGTGAGGTCACTGAATTTTCCAGCATGCGTACGCTGGATATATCAGTG gtgtTTGGCTTCCTGAACCTGATCATCTGGTGTGGTAATGCCTGGTTTGTTTACAAGGAGACCTGTTGGCATTCACACAAGCGCAACTctcagcagggggcagagcgtGGACGGGGCCCTGGCCCTATCTAG